The following coding sequences lie in one Mycobacterium sp. DL440 genomic window:
- the fusA gene encoding elongation factor G, which yields MAQDVLTDLNKVRNIGIMAHIDAGKTTTTERILYYTGVNYKIGETHDGASTTDWMEQEQERGITITSAAVTCFWNDNQINIIDTPGHVDFTVEVERSLRVLDGAVAVFDGKEGVEPQSEQVWRQADKYDVPRICFVNKMDKLGADFYFTVQTIKDRLGAKPLVIQLPIGAENDFEGIVDLVEMHAKVWRGETKLGESYEIVEIPADLADKAAEYRSELMDTVAETDEALLEKYLGGEDLTIEEIKGAIRKLTVNSELYPVLCGSAFKNKGVQPMLDAVIDYLPSPLDVESVKGHVPGKEDEEILRKPSTDEPFAALAFKIAVHPFFGKLTYVRVYSGKVESGAQVINATKGKKERLGKLFQMHANKENPVESASAGHIYAVIGLKDTTTGDTLCDPNQQVVLESMTFPNPVIEVAIEPKTKSDQEKLGTAIQKLAEEDPTFKVHLDQETGQTVIGGMGELHLDILVDRMRREFKVEANVGKPQVAYRETIRRKVEKVEFTHKKQTGGSGQFAKVLVSIEPFVGEDGATYEFDNKVTGGRIPREYIPSVDAGAQDAMQYGVLAGYPLVNLKLTLLDGAYHEVDSSEMAFKVAGSQVLKKAAQAAQPTILEPIMAVEVTTPEDYMGEVIGDLNSRRGQIQAMEERSGARVVKALVPLSEMFGYVGDLRSKTQGRANYSMVFDSYAEVPANVSKEIIAKATGQ from the coding sequence GTGGCACAGGACGTGCTGACAGACCTGAACAAGGTCCGCAACATCGGCATCATGGCGCACATCGACGCCGGCAAGACGACGACGACCGAGCGCATCCTCTATTACACCGGCGTCAACTACAAGATCGGTGAGACGCACGACGGTGCCTCCACCACCGACTGGATGGAGCAGGAGCAGGAGCGTGGTATCACCATCACCTCCGCAGCCGTCACCTGCTTCTGGAACGACAACCAGATCAACATCATCGACACCCCGGGGCACGTCGACTTCACCGTTGAGGTGGAGCGTTCGCTCCGTGTTCTTGATGGCGCCGTTGCCGTCTTCGACGGCAAGGAGGGTGTTGAGCCCCAGTCCGAGCAGGTGTGGCGTCAGGCCGACAAGTACGACGTGCCGCGTATCTGCTTCGTCAACAAGATGGACAAGCTCGGCGCGGACTTCTACTTCACCGTGCAGACCATCAAGGACCGCCTCGGTGCCAAGCCGCTGGTGATCCAGCTGCCGATCGGTGCCGAGAACGACTTCGAGGGCATCGTCGACCTGGTCGAGATGCATGCCAAGGTGTGGCGCGGCGAGACCAAGCTCGGTGAGAGCTACGAGATCGTCGAGATCCCCGCGGATCTGGCCGACAAGGCCGCCGAATACCGCAGCGAATTGATGGATACCGTCGCCGAGACCGACGAGGCGCTTCTGGAGAAGTACCTCGGCGGTGAGGACCTCACCATCGAGGAGATCAAGGGCGCGATCCGCAAGCTGACCGTCAACAGCGAGCTGTACCCGGTGCTGTGTGGCAGTGCGTTCAAGAACAAGGGTGTGCAGCCGATGCTGGACGCCGTGATCGATTACCTTCCCTCGCCGCTGGATGTCGAGTCCGTCAAGGGCCACGTCCCCGGCAAGGAGGACGAAGAGATCCTGCGCAAGCCGTCGACCGACGAGCCGTTCGCCGCGCTGGCGTTCAAGATCGCCGTGCACCCCTTCTTCGGCAAGCTCACCTACGTTCGCGTGTACTCGGGCAAGGTGGAGTCCGGTGCGCAGGTCATCAACGCGACCAAGGGCAAGAAGGAGCGTCTGGGCAAGCTGTTCCAGATGCACGCCAACAAAGAAAACCCTGTGGAATCCGCCAGTGCCGGCCACATCTACGCCGTGATCGGCCTCAAGGACACCACGACCGGTGACACCCTGTGCGATCCGAACCAACAGGTCGTGCTGGAGTCGATGACGTTCCCCAACCCGGTCATCGAGGTGGCCATCGAGCCCAAGACCAAGAGTGACCAGGAAAAGCTCGGCACGGCCATCCAGAAGCTGGCCGAAGAGGACCCGACCTTCAAGGTGCACCTGGACCAGGAGACCGGCCAGACCGTCATCGGCGGGATGGGCGAGCTGCACCTGGACATCCTGGTGGACCGCATGCGCCGCGAGTTCAAGGTCGAGGCCAATGTCGGCAAGCCGCAGGTGGCCTACCGCGAGACCATCCGCCGCAAGGTGGAGAAGGTCGAGTTCACCCACAAGAAGCAGACGGGTGGCTCGGGTCAGTTCGCGAAGGTTCTGGTCAGCATCGAGCCCTTCGTGGGCGAGGACGGTGCCACCTACGAGTTTGACAACAAGGTCACCGGTGGCCGCATCCCGCGTGAGTACATCCCGTCGGTGGATGCCGGTGCGCAGGACGCCATGCAGTACGGCGTGCTGGCCGGTTACCCGTTGGTGAATCTCAAGCTGACGCTGCTCGACGGCGCCTACCACGAGGTCGACTCCTCGGAAATGGCGTTCAAGGTGGCGGGTTCGCAGGTGCTGAAGAAGGCTGCGCAGGCCGCACAGCCGACCATCCTCGAACCCATCATGGCTGTCGAGGTCACCACACCCGAGGATTACATGGGTGAGGTGATCGGCGACCTGAACTCCCGCCGTGGTCAGATCCAGGCCATGGAGGAGCGCAGCGGTGCGCGCGTCGTCAAGGCGCTGGTGCCGCTGTCGGAGATGTTCGGCTACGTCGGAGACCTTCGGTCGAAGACCCAGGGCCGGGCGAACTACTCCATGGTTTTCGACTCGTACGCCGAAGTTCCGGCGAACGTGTCGAAGGAGATCATCGCTAAGGCGACGGGTCAGTAA
- the tuf gene encoding elongation factor Tu translates to MAKAKFERTKPHVNIGTIGHVDHGKTTLTAAITKVLHDKYPALNESRAFDQIDNAPEERQRGITINISHVEYQTEKRHYAHVDAPGHADYIKNMITGAAQMDGAILVVAATDGPMPQTREHVLLARQVGVPYILVALNKADMVEDEELIELVEMEVRELLAAQEFDEDAPVIKVSALKALEGDPKWVKSVEDLMEAVDESIPDPVRETDKPFLMPVEDVFTITGRGTVVTGRVERGVINVNEEVEIVGIKPTTTKTTVTGVEMFRKLLDQGQAGDNVGLLVRGIKREDVERGQVVVKPGTTTPHTEFEGSVYILSKDEGGRHTPFFNNYRPQFYFRTTDVTGVVTLPEGTEMVMPGDNTDISVVLIQPVAMDEGLRFAIREGGRTVGAGRVTKIIK, encoded by the coding sequence GTGGCGAAGGCGAAGTTCGAGCGGACGAAGCCGCACGTCAACATCGGGACCATCGGTCACGTTGACCACGGCAAGACCACGCTTACTGCAGCAATCACCAAGGTTCTGCACGACAAGTACCCGGCGTTGAACGAGTCGCGCGCATTCGACCAGATCGACAATGCGCCTGAAGAGCGTCAGCGCGGCATCACGATCAACATCTCCCACGTGGAGTACCAGACCGAGAAGCGGCACTACGCCCACGTGGACGCCCCCGGCCACGCGGACTACATCAAGAACATGATCACCGGTGCCGCCCAGATGGACGGCGCGATCCTGGTGGTCGCGGCCACCGATGGTCCGATGCCGCAGACTCGCGAGCACGTGCTGCTGGCCCGCCAGGTGGGTGTGCCCTACATCCTGGTCGCGCTGAACAAGGCCGACATGGTTGAGGACGAGGAGCTCATCGAGCTCGTCGAGATGGAGGTCCGCGAACTGCTGGCCGCCCAGGAATTCGACGAGGACGCCCCGGTCATCAAGGTGTCGGCGCTCAAGGCTCTCGAAGGCGACCCCAAGTGGGTCAAGTCGGTTGAGGACCTGATGGAGGCGGTCGACGAGTCGATCCCGGATCCGGTTCGCGAGACCGACAAGCCGTTCCTGATGCCCGTCGAGGACGTCTTCACCATCACCGGTCGTGGCACCGTGGTGACCGGTCGCGTCGAGCGTGGCGTGATCAACGTCAACGAAGAGGTCGAGATCGTCGGCATCAAGCCGACCACGACCAAGACCACCGTCACCGGTGTGGAGATGTTCCGCAAGCTGCTCGACCAGGGCCAGGCGGGCGACAACGTCGGTCTGCTGGTTCGTGGCATCAAGCGCGAGGACGTCGAGCGTGGCCAGGTCGTGGTCAAGCCCGGCACCACCACCCCGCACACCGAGTTCGAGGGCAGCGTCTACATCCTGTCCAAGGACGAGGGCGGCCGCCACACGCCGTTCTTCAACAACTACCGTCCGCAGTTCTACTTCCGCACCACGGATGTGACCGGCGTGGTTACCCTGCCCGAGGGCACCGAGATGGTGATGCCCGGTGACAACACCGACATCTCCGTTGTGCTGATCCAGCCCGTCGCCATGGACGAGGGCCTGCGCTTCGCGATCCGCGAGGGCGGCCGTACCGTCGGCGCCGGCCGCGTTACCAAGATCATCAAGTGA
- a CDS encoding cutinase family protein, whose protein sequence is MTRVRRIWAVASAAVLAATAAGFAAGAAQAAPGCPDVHWIGVAGSGERDDPTADAGMGRVVYNSLRDLSVWVQQDGRTMTAEAVAYPAAPVPADGDLLGWGGFMSSVDAGVAALGNQYAAFTQQCPSSEVVLAGYSQGAMVVHRNLAALEGSPNLAAALLVADGDRLPADPTVNLGTATAASSTTKGVAQDWPILAHAPAPLSPSVGSRTISVCDRGDAVCDSDEDADEVTATAIAVHTSYARSSGGGYRWTWPLYRMLGPSPMQQQTVPVGGATDGVVHS, encoded by the coding sequence ATGACACGAGTGCGACGGATCTGGGCAGTGGCGTCGGCAGCGGTCCTGGCCGCCACGGCGGCCGGATTTGCGGCAGGCGCGGCACAGGCTGCGCCGGGTTGCCCGGACGTGCACTGGATCGGCGTCGCCGGTTCGGGTGAGCGTGACGATCCGACGGCTGATGCCGGTATGGGCCGGGTGGTCTACAACTCCCTGCGTGATCTGTCGGTGTGGGTGCAGCAGGACGGTCGGACGATGACGGCCGAAGCGGTGGCCTACCCAGCTGCACCGGTGCCCGCGGACGGCGATCTGCTGGGCTGGGGCGGCTTCATGAGCAGTGTCGACGCCGGGGTGGCGGCATTGGGGAATCAGTACGCGGCGTTCACCCAGCAGTGCCCGTCCAGCGAGGTCGTTCTGGCCGGCTATTCGCAGGGCGCGATGGTGGTCCACCGCAATCTGGCCGCGTTGGAGGGCAGCCCCAATCTGGCTGCTGCGCTGTTGGTCGCCGACGGTGACCGCTTGCCCGCCGATCCCACCGTCAACCTGGGTACGGCCACGGCGGCGAGCAGCACCACGAAGGGCGTCGCGCAGGACTGGCCGATCCTGGCCCACGCCCCCGCACCCCTGTCGCCGTCAGTCGGCAGTCGCACGATCAGCGTGTGCGATCGTGGCGATGCGGTCTGCGACTCCGACGAAGATGCCGATGAGGTGACCGCGACCGCGATCGCGGTGCACACCAGCTACGCCCGCTCGAGTGGCGGCGGGTATCGGTGGACCTGGCCGTTGTACCGGATGCTGGGCCCGTCGCCGATGCAGCAGCAGACCGTGCCGGTGGGCGGCGCGACGGATGGTGTCGTTCACTCCTGA
- a CDS encoding SHOCT domain-containing protein: MATFWRYVRIQAFVLMCGIVGPIFLVIYFVSGADPMMKWMFWMGLLITAIDILIALGITAAGSKSAAQNQKLEQVGVLALAQVTGIHETNTRINEQPLVKLDLQISGPGIAPFASQDRVLASVSRLPMITNRKLVALVDPTTNEYRIDWERSSLVSGLMPATFALAEENKTYDLTGQSGPLMEILQILKANGIGINNMVDLRGNPAVREQVQAVVRRATAQQEASATPATTPAAAPGSFLAPPAPSTAQRLQELETLRATGAISDDEYTAKRQQIIADL, from the coding sequence ATGGCCACATTCTGGCGGTACGTGCGCATACAGGCCTTCGTGTTGATGTGTGGCATCGTCGGCCCGATCTTTCTGGTCATCTACTTCGTCTCCGGAGCCGATCCGATGATGAAGTGGATGTTCTGGATGGGTCTGCTGATCACCGCCATCGACATCTTGATCGCGCTCGGGATCACGGCCGCCGGGTCGAAATCGGCGGCGCAGAACCAGAAACTCGAACAGGTGGGCGTATTGGCCCTGGCCCAGGTCACCGGTATCCACGAGACCAACACCCGCATCAACGAGCAGCCGTTGGTGAAGTTGGATCTGCAGATCTCGGGACCCGGCATCGCGCCGTTCGCCAGTCAGGACCGGGTGCTGGCCTCGGTGTCGCGGCTTCCGATGATCACCAACCGCAAATTGGTCGCGCTGGTCGACCCGACCACCAACGAGTACCGGATCGATTGGGAGAGAAGCAGTCTGGTCAGCGGTCTGATGCCGGCGACGTTCGCCCTCGCCGAGGAGAACAAGACCTACGACCTGACCGGTCAGTCCGGCCCGCTGATGGAGATCCTGCAGATCCTCAAGGCCAACGGCATCGGTATCAACAACATGGTCGACCTGCGGGGCAATCCTGCGGTGCGTGAGCAGGTCCAGGCCGTGGTGCGGCGAGCGACCGCACAGCAGGAAGCGTCGGCTACGCCGGCAACCACACCGGCTGCGGCGCCGGGGTCCTTCCTTGCGCCTCCGGCGCCCTCGACCGCGCAACGCCTTCAGGAACTGGAGACGCTGCGTGCGACGGGGGCCATCAGCGACGACGAGTACACGGCGAAACGACAGCAGATCATCGCCGATCTCTGA
- a CDS encoding mycofactocin-coupled SDR family oxidoreductase, producing the protein MAAGNATLEGRVAFVTGAARGQGRAHAVRLANEGADIIAIDVCRPVDATITYPAATSEDLAETVAAVEAAGRKVLAREVDVRDLAAQQQVVADGVEQFGRLDIVVANAGVLSWGRLFEMSPEQFDTIIDVNLNGTWRTIRAAVPAMIEAGNGGSIIIVSSSAGLKATPGNGHYSASKHGLVALTNALALEVGEFGIRVNSIHPYSIDTPMIEPEAMAEIFAKFPSYLHSFAPMPYHKVTDGKNEGLAAFMAPEEVSDVVAFLAGDNSATLSGSQIAVDRGVLKY; encoded by the coding sequence ATGGCGGCAGGTAACGCAACACTGGAAGGTCGGGTGGCATTCGTCACCGGCGCTGCACGCGGCCAGGGCCGCGCGCACGCGGTGCGGTTGGCCAACGAGGGTGCCGACATCATCGCGATCGATGTCTGCCGCCCGGTCGACGCCACGATCACCTATCCGGCCGCGACATCGGAGGATCTGGCCGAAACCGTCGCCGCCGTGGAGGCCGCGGGCCGCAAAGTGCTGGCGCGTGAGGTCGACGTCCGCGATCTGGCCGCCCAGCAACAGGTGGTGGCTGACGGCGTCGAGCAGTTCGGCCGGCTCGACATCGTGGTCGCCAATGCCGGGGTGCTCAGCTGGGGACGGCTGTTCGAGATGTCGCCCGAGCAGTTCGACACCATCATCGACGTCAACCTCAACGGCACGTGGCGGACCATCCGGGCCGCGGTGCCCGCCATGATCGAGGCCGGCAACGGCGGCTCGATCATCATCGTCAGCTCCTCGGCCGGGCTCAAGGCCACGCCGGGCAACGGCCACTACTCTGCCTCGAAGCACGGACTGGTCGCGTTGACCAACGCCCTAGCACTTGAGGTGGGGGAGTTCGGAATTCGGGTCAACTCGATCCATCCGTACTCGATCGACACTCCGATGATCGAGCCGGAGGCAATGGCCGAGATCTTCGCCAAGTTCCCGAGCTATCTGCACAGTTTCGCCCCGATGCCGTATCACAAGGTGACCGACGGCAAGAACGAGGGACTCGCGGCGTTCATGGCGCCCGAGGAGGTTTCCGACGTGGTGGCGTTCCTGGCCGGTGACAACTCGGCCACCCTGTCGGGCAGCCAGATCGCTGTCGACCGAGGTGTGCTCAAGTACTGA
- a CDS encoding universal stress protein: protein MTVVVGYLAGKGGAAALHLGVGAARTLHTSLAVATVVPRPWLNPSPARVDAEYAEYAAQLAASSAEQARQHVTALDQRLDVSFHKFAHRSVSGGLLEAVGALDAELLVLGSASEGQLGQVVVGSTADRLLHSCPVPLAISPRGYRRPKSGALARITCAYPGSSEAVAVVEQVADLSRRLDTPMRVVTFAVRGRNMYPPTVGLHAEDAILQESAKQAQQALIRLKDDRVIRDEVDLQVVTGNDWRDAIDAIDWLGGEILAIGTSPGGTVARVFLGSHGSKILRHSPVPVLVLPG from the coding sequence ATGACCGTCGTCGTCGGATATCTGGCCGGCAAAGGTGGGGCGGCCGCACTGCACCTCGGGGTCGGCGCAGCCCGGACCCTGCACACCTCGCTGGCGGTGGCCACCGTCGTCCCGCGTCCGTGGCTCAACCCGTCACCCGCCCGCGTCGACGCCGAATACGCCGAGTACGCAGCACAATTGGCAGCATCCTCGGCCGAGCAGGCACGGCAGCACGTGACCGCGCTGGACCAGCGTCTCGATGTCAGCTTCCACAAGTTCGCGCACCGCTCCGTCTCCGGCGGACTACTCGAGGCCGTCGGCGCTCTCGACGCCGAACTACTCGTCCTCGGCTCCGCGTCGGAGGGCCAACTGGGCCAGGTGGTGGTGGGCTCGACCGCCGATCGGCTGCTGCACTCCTGCCCGGTTCCGCTGGCGATCAGCCCGCGCGGTTATCGGCGGCCGAAATCCGGTGCACTGGCGCGTATCACGTGCGCTTACCCCGGCTCCTCCGAAGCGGTGGCCGTGGTTGAGCAGGTGGCCGACCTGAGCCGACGTCTGGACACCCCGATGCGGGTGGTCACATTCGCAGTACGGGGACGCAACATGTACCCACCGACCGTCGGGCTGCACGCCGAGGACGCGATCCTGCAGGAGTCGGCGAAACAGGCCCAACAGGCGCTGATCCGCCTGAAGGACGACAGAGTCATCCGCGACGAGGTGGATCTGCAAGTCGTCACCGGCAACGACTGGCGCGACGCGATCGACGCCATCGACTGGCTCGGGGGTGAGATCCTGGCGATCGGAACCTCGCCCGGCGGCACGGTGGCCCGGGTTTTCCTGGGCTCACATGGATCGAAGATCCTGCGGCACAGCCCGGTTCCGGTTCTCGTCCTCCCCGGCTGA
- the rocD gene encoding ornithine--oxo-acid transaminase, whose amino-acid sequence MTIVDSVDSQATPDPETAAAIALDDRYVAHNYSPLPVVAESAEGAWITDVTGRRYLDCLAAYSAVNFGHRNPEVMAAAHAQLDRLTLVSRAFHSDRLGPFAEALAELCGKDMVLPMNSGAEAVESSIKVARKWATDVKGVKSNSSNIVVAHNNFHGRTTTIISFSDDDTARRGFGPYTPGFRSVPFGDHRALAEAVDENTAAVLIEPIQGEAGIIVPPADYLPRVRDICSRNNVLMIADEIQSGLARTGRTFACEHWDVVPDVYLLGKALGGGVVPLSAVVADRNVLGVLHPGEHGSTFGGNPLAAAIGTTVVGMLRRGEFQLRSSELGTHLHERLRGLTGRGVTAVRGMGLWAGVDIDPDLGTGKQFGLALAERGVLVKDTHGSTLRFAPPLVVTSHELDWAVDQFADTLAEARR is encoded by the coding sequence ATGACCATCGTGGACAGTGTGGACAGCCAGGCCACCCCGGACCCCGAGACTGCCGCCGCGATCGCGCTCGACGATCGCTATGTCGCCCACAACTACTCACCGCTGCCGGTGGTCGCCGAAAGCGCCGAAGGAGCCTGGATCACCGATGTGACGGGCCGCCGCTACCTCGATTGCCTGGCCGCCTATTCGGCGGTCAACTTCGGCCACCGCAATCCCGAGGTCATGGCCGCCGCACACGCCCAACTGGACCGGTTGACCCTGGTGAGCCGAGCCTTTCACTCCGACCGACTCGGCCCGTTCGCCGAGGCGCTGGCCGAATTGTGCGGCAAAGACATGGTGCTGCCGATGAACAGCGGCGCCGAGGCCGTGGAGAGCAGTATCAAGGTGGCCCGCAAATGGGCCACGGACGTAAAAGGCGTGAAGTCCAACAGCTCCAATATTGTGGTAGCGCACAACAACTTCCATGGTCGTACCACCACGATCATCAGTTTCTCCGACGACGACACCGCGCGCCGCGGCTTCGGCCCCTACACACCCGGATTCCGCTCGGTGCCCTTCGGCGACCATCGGGCACTGGCCGAGGCGGTCGATGAGAACACGGCGGCGGTACTGATCGAGCCCATCCAGGGTGAGGCAGGCATCATCGTCCCGCCCGCCGACTACCTGCCCCGGGTCCGCGACATCTGCAGCCGCAACAACGTGCTGATGATCGCCGACGAGATCCAGTCCGGCCTGGCCCGTACCGGCCGCACCTTCGCGTGCGAACACTGGGATGTGGTTCCCGACGTGTATCTGCTCGGCAAGGCTCTGGGCGGTGGTGTGGTGCCGCTGTCCGCGGTAGTGGCCGACCGCAATGTCCTCGGCGTGCTGCACCCGGGCGAGCACGGCTCCACCTTCGGCGGCAATCCATTGGCGGCAGCCATCGGCACCACCGTGGTGGGCATGTTGCGTCGCGGCGAATTTCAGCTGCGCTCAAGCGAACTCGGTACCCATCTACACGAACGGCTGAGGGGTCTGACCGGGCGCGGGGTGACGGCCGTGCGGGGTATGGGTCTGTGGGCCGGAGTGGACATCGACCCTGACCTCGGCACCGGCAAGCAATTCGGTCTGGCATTGGCCGAACGCGGTGTGCTGGTGAAAGACACCCACGGCTCGACCCTGCGATTCGCCCCGCCTCTGGTGGTGACCTCCCACGAGCTCGACTGGGCCGTTGACCAATTCGCCGACACCCTGGCCGAGGCGCGCCGATAA
- the ddaH gene encoding dimethylargininase, translating into MTIFDEVVHDTVPQTGGAVAPARTAVPPARTATNRHYAMTAPQYFTVEYAINPWMDTAAPVDTARALSQWDALRRVYADLGHTVDLVTPRTGLPDMVYAANGGFLIGDTAVVARFAYPQRAGEADAYAEWMTAAGYRTVFTDHVNEGQGDLLLVGSILLAGYGFRTDRRAHAEIADATGLDVISLELVDPRFYHLDTALAVLDDSTIAYYPPAFSADARKRLTELFGDAIEAGSADAFVLGLNVVSDGRHVVMPAAATGFADQLRRAGFEPIGVDLSELLKGGGSVKCCTLERYR; encoded by the coding sequence ATGACGATTTTCGACGAAGTCGTGCACGACACCGTGCCCCAAACGGGCGGGGCGGTAGCGCCCGCACGGACCGCGGTGCCACCCGCGCGGACCGCAACCAACCGCCACTACGCCATGACCGCCCCGCAGTACTTCACCGTCGAATACGCCATCAACCCCTGGATGGACACCGCCGCCCCCGTCGATACCGCGCGCGCACTGTCGCAGTGGGACGCGCTGCGCCGGGTGTACGCCGACCTGGGCCACACCGTCGACCTGGTGACCCCGCGCACCGGTCTGCCCGACATGGTCTACGCCGCCAACGGCGGTTTCCTGATCGGGGACACCGCCGTGGTGGCTCGCTTCGCCTACCCGCAGCGCGCCGGCGAGGCGGACGCCTACGCCGAGTGGATGACCGCGGCCGGCTACCGGACGGTGTTCACCGACCATGTCAACGAGGGCCAGGGCGATCTGCTGCTCGTCGGGTCAATCCTGTTGGCCGGATACGGTTTTCGCACCGATCGGCGCGCCCATGCCGAGATCGCGGACGCCACCGGCCTGGACGTGATCAGCCTGGAACTCGTCGACCCGCGCTTCTATCACCTCGACACCGCGTTGGCCGTGCTCGACGATTCGACCATCGCCTACTACCCCCCGGCGTTCAGCGCCGATGCCCGAAAGCGTCTGACCGAGCTGTTCGGCGACGCCATCGAAGCGGGCTCCGCCGACGCCTTTGTCCTCGGCCTCAATGTGGTGTCCGACGGCCGGCACGTCGTGATGCCTGCCGCCGCCACGGGATTCGCCGACCAGCTGCGCCGGGCCGGCTTCGAGCCGATCGGCGTCGACCTGTCCGAACTCCTCAAAGGCGGCGGATCCGTCAAATGCTGCACGCTGGAGCGGTATCGATGA
- a CDS encoding Lrp/AsnC family transcriptional regulator, giving the protein MERLDETDERILAELTEHARATFAEIGQRVNLSAPAVKRRVDRMVADGVIRGFTTVVDRNVLGWNTEAYVQVYCQGTIAPDQLRAAWIDIPEVVSAATVTGTADAILHVLARDMRHLEEALERIRSTARIERSESIVVLTNVIERGRS; this is encoded by the coding sequence GTGGAACGTCTGGACGAGACCGACGAGCGGATTCTGGCCGAACTCACCGAGCACGCCAGGGCGACATTCGCCGAGATCGGGCAGCGGGTGAATCTGTCGGCGCCCGCGGTCAAGCGGCGGGTGGACCGCATGGTCGCCGACGGGGTGATCCGGGGCTTCACCACCGTGGTCGACCGCAATGTCCTCGGCTGGAACACCGAGGCATACGTGCAGGTGTACTGCCAGGGCACCATCGCCCCGGATCAGTTGCGCGCAGCCTGGATCGACATCCCCGAGGTGGTCAGTGCAGCAACGGTAACCGGCACCGCCGACGCCATCCTGCATGTGCTGGCGCGCGACATGCGCCACCTCGAGGAGGCGCTGGAACGCATCCGATCGACGGCGCGTATCGAACGCAGTGAGAGCATCGTGGTGCTCACGAACGTCATCGAGCGGGGTCGGTCCTGA
- a CDS encoding NAD(P)/FAD-dependent oxidoreductase: MYKPHVTTSTGSAAGIVIVGGGLAAARTAEQLRRSEYAGPITIVSDEDHLPYDRPPLSKEVLRAETDDVTLKPAEFYAENNITLRLGSAAQSVDTAAKTLKLADGSDVNYDELIIATGLVPKRIRSFGDLAGIHVLRNYDESMALREHAGNARRAVVVGAGFIGCEVAASLRKLGVEVALVEPQPTPLASVLGEQIGALVTRLHQAEGVDVRCGVGVSEVRGADKVEQVVLGDGTELDADLVVVGIGSHPAVEWLDGSGIELENGVVCDEVGRSSAAGVWAIGDVASWRDHVGDQARVEHWSNVADQARAMVPAILGQEASPVVSVPYFWSDQYDVKIQCLGEPEADDVVHVVEDDGRKFLAYYERDGVVVGVVGGGMPGKVMKARGKIAAGAPISDVLG, translated from the coding sequence GTGTACAAACCCCACGTGACTACTTCAACGGGATCAGCGGCGGGCATCGTCATCGTCGGCGGCGGCTTGGCTGCGGCCCGGACGGCCGAACAGCTGCGCCGGTCGGAGTACGCCGGGCCCATCACCATCGTCAGCGACGAGGACCATCTGCCCTACGATCGGCCGCCGCTGTCCAAGGAAGTGCTGCGCGCCGAGACGGACGACGTCACCCTCAAGCCGGCCGAGTTCTACGCCGAGAACAACATCACGCTGCGGCTGGGCTCCGCAGCGCAGTCGGTGGACACCGCCGCCAAGACGCTGAAGCTGGCCGACGGCAGCGACGTCAACTACGACGAGCTGATCATCGCGACCGGGCTGGTGCCCAAGCGCATCCGCTCCTTCGGCGACCTGGCCGGAATCCACGTGCTGCGCAACTACGACGAGAGCATGGCGCTGCGGGAGCACGCCGGGAACGCCCGGCGCGCCGTGGTGGTCGGAGCCGGCTTCATCGGCTGCGAGGTGGCCGCGAGCCTGCGCAAGCTGGGTGTCGAGGTGGCGCTGGTGGAGCCGCAGCCGACACCGCTGGCCTCCGTGCTGGGTGAGCAGATCGGTGCGTTGGTGACCCGGTTGCATCAGGCTGAAGGCGTCGACGTGCGCTGCGGTGTCGGGGTGAGCGAAGTTCGCGGTGCCGACAAGGTCGAGCAGGTGGTGCTGGGTGACGGCACTGAGCTCGACGCTGATCTGGTGGTCGTCGGTATCGGTTCGCACCCGGCGGTCGAGTGGCTCGACGGCAGCGGTATCGAGCTCGAAAACGGCGTGGTGTGCGACGAGGTCGGCCGGTCCAGTGCCGCAGGCGTGTGGGCCATCGGCGATGTCGCGTCGTGGCGCGATCACGTGGGTGATCAAGCGCGCGTTGAGCATTGGAGCAACGTTGCCGATCAGGCGCGGGCCATGGTGCCGGCGATCCTGGGCCAGGAGGCCTCGCCCGTGGTGTCGGTGCCGTACTTCTGGAGCGATCAGTACGACGTCAAGATCCAGTGCCTGGGTGAGCCCGAGGCCGACGATGTCGTGCACGTGGTGGAGGACGACGGCCGCAAGTTCCTGGCCTACTACGAGCGCGACGGCGTCGTGGTCGGTGTGGTCGGCGGCGGCATGCCCGGCAAGGTGATGAAGGCCCGCGGCAAGATCGCCGCAGGCGCTCCCATCTCCGACGTCCTGGGCTGA